The following coding sequences are from one Rattus norvegicus strain BN/NHsdMcwi chromosome 11, GRCr8, whole genome shotgun sequence window:
- the Psmd2 gene encoding 26S proteasome non-ATPase regulatory subunit 2, which produces MEEGGRDKTPVQSQQPSATAPSGADEKSSGKERRDAGEKDKEQELSEEDKQLQDELEMLVERLGEKDTSLYRPALEELRRQIRSSTTSMTSVPKPLKFLRPHYGKLKEIYENMAPGENKCFAADIISVLAMTMSGERECLKYRLVGSQEELASWGHEYVRHLAGEVAKEWQELDDAEKAQREPLLTLVKEIVPYNMAHNAEHEACDLLMEIEQVDMLEKDIDENAYSKVCLYLTSCVNYVPEPENSALLRCALGVFRKFSRFPEALRLALMLNDMELVEDIFTSCKDVVVQKQMAFMLGRHGVFLELSEDVEEYEDLTEIMSNVQLNSNFLALARELDIMEPKVPDDIYKTHLENNRFGGSGSQVDSARMNLASSFVNGFVNAAFGQDKLLTDDGNKWLYKNKDHGMLSAAASLGMILLWDVDGGLTQIDKYLYSSEDYIKSGALLACGIVNSGVRNECDPALALLSDYVLHNSNTMRLGSIFGLGLAYAGSNREDVLTLLLPVMGDSKSSMEVAGVTALACGMIAVGSCNGDVTSTILQTIMEKSETELKDTYARWLPLGLGLNHLGKGEAIEAILAALEVVSEPFRSFANTLVDVCAYAGSGNVLKVQQLLHICSEHFDSKEKEEDKDKKEKKDKDKKEAPADMGAHQGVAVLGIALIAMGEEIGAEMALRTFGHLLRYGEPTLRRAVPLALALISVSNPRLNILDTLSKFSHDADPEVSYNSIFAMGMVGSGTNNARLAAMLRQLAQYHAKDPNNLFMVRLAQGLTHLGKGTLTLCPYHSDRQLMSQVAVAGLLTVLVSFLDVRNIILGKSHYVLYGLVAAMQPRMLVTFDEELRPLPVSVRVGQAVDVVGQAGKPKTITGFQTHTTPVLLAHGERAELATEEFLPVTPILEGFVILRKNPNYNL; this is translated from the exons ATGGAGGAGGGTGGACGAGACAAGACACCCGTGCAGTCCCAACAACCCTCAGCGACAGCCCCCAGCGGCGCGGACGAGAAGTCGAGCGGCAAGGAGCGACGGGATGCCGGGGAAAAAGATAAAGAGCAGGAGCTG TCTGAGGAGGACAAACAGCTTCAAGATGAACTGGAGATGCTCGTGGAGCGACTCGGG GAAAAGGATACATCCCTGTACCGACCAGCtctggaggaactgagaagacAAATCCGTTCTTCTACAACTTCCATGACCTCAGTACCGAAACCTCTCAAATTTCTGCGTCCACACTATGGCAAACTGAAGGAAATCTATGAGAACATGGCCCCTGGGGAGAATAAG TGCTTTGCTGCTGACATCATCTCTGTTTTGGCCATGACCATGAGTGGTGAGCGGGAGTGCCTCAAGTATCGGCTAGTGGGCTCCCAGGAAGAATTGGCATCGTGGGGTCATGAGTATGTCag ACATCTGGCAGGAGAAGTGGCTAAGGAGTGGCAGGAACTGGATGATGCAGAGAAAGCACAGCGGGAACCATTGCTTACCTTGGTAAAGGAAATCGTCCCCTACAACATGGCTCACAATGCTGAGCACGAGGCTTGTGACCTGCTCATGGAGATCGAGCAGGTGGATATGCTGGAGAAGGACATCGATGAGAATGCATACTCCAAGGTCTGCCTCTATCTCACCAG TTGTGTGAATTATGTACCAGAACCTGAGAACTCTGCCCTCCTGCGCTGTGCCCTGGGCGTGTTCCGAAAGTTTAGCCGTTTCCCTGAAGCTCTGAGATTGGCACTGATGCTCAATGACATGGAACTGGTAGAAGACATTTTCACCTCCTGCAAGGATGT GGTGGTCCAGAAGCAGATGGCCTTCATGCTGGGTCGGCATGGAGTGTTCCTGGAGCTGAGTGAAGATGTAGAGGAATACGAAGACCTCACAGAAATCATGTCCAATGTCCAGCTCAACAGCAACTTCTTGGCCTTAGCTCGGGAG CTGGACATCATGGAGCCCAAGGTGCCTGATGACATCTACAAAACCCACCTAGAGAATAACA GGTTTGGTGGCAGTGGCTCTCAGGTAGATTCTGCTCGAATGAACCTAGCGTCCTCTTTTGTGAATGGCTTTGTGAACGCAGCCTTTGGTCAGGATAAACTCCTGACCGACGATGGCAACAAATGGCTGTACAAGAACAAGGACCACG GGATGTTAAGTGCTGCTGCGTCCCTTGGCATGATTCTGCTGTGGGATGTGGATGGTGGCCTCACCCAGATTGACAAGTATCTGTACTCCTCTGAGGACTACATCAAG TCAGGAGCTCTCCTTGCCTGTGGTATCGTGAATTCTGGGGTTCGGAATGAGTGCGATCCTGCCCTGGCACTGCTTTCCGACTACGTTCTCCATAACAGCAATACCATGAGACTTGGCTCCATCTTCGG ACTAGGTTTGGCCTATGCTGGCTCTAATCGGGAAGATGTTCTAACACTGCTGCTACCTGTAATGGGAGATTCCAAGTCCAGCATGGAG GTCGCAGGTGTGACGGCTCTGGCTTGTGGGATGATAGCAGTGGGGTCTTGCAATGGAGATGTCACTTCGACCATTCTTCAGACCATCATGGAGAAATCTGAGACTGAGCTCAAGGACACCTACGCTCGTTGGCTTCCTCTTGGCCTGGGCCTCAATCACTTGG GGAAGGGCGAAGCCATCGAGGCgatcctggctgccctggaggtTGTGTCAGAACCGTTCCGCAGCTTTGCCAACACTCTGGTGGATGTGTGTGCCTATGCAG GTTCCGGGAACGTGCTGAAGGTTCAGCAGCTCCTCCACATCTGCAGTGAGCACTTCGACtctaaggagaaggaagaagacaaggacaagaaggaaaagaaggacaaGGACAAGAAGGAGGCCCCTGCCGACATGGGAGCACATCAG GGAGTAGCTGTTCTGGGAATCGCACTTATTGCTATGGGGGAAGAGATTGGTGCAGAGATGGCATTGCGAACTTTTGGTCATTTG CTGAGATATGGGGAACCTACCCTCCGTCGGGCTGTACCGTTAGCACTGGCACTAATCTCTGTTTCAAATCCACGACTCAACATCCTGGATACCCTAAGCAAATTCTCTCATGATGCTGATCCAGAAGTTTCTTATAACTCCATCTTTGCTATGGGCATGGTGGGCAGTG GTACCAACAATGCCCGTCTGGCTGCAATGCTGCGCCAGTTAGCTCAGTATCACGCCAAGGACCCCAATAACCTCTTCATGGTGCGCTTGGCACAG GGCCTGACACATTTAGGGAAGGGCACACTTACCCTCTGCCCCTACCACAGTGACCGGCAGCTCATGAGTCAAGTGGCTGTGGCGGGGCTGCTCACCGTGCTTGTTTCTTTCCTGGATGTGCGAAACA TCATTCTAGGGAAATCTCACTATGTACTGTATGGGCTGGTGGCCGCCATGCAGCCTCGGATGCTGGTTACATTTGATGAGGAGTTGCGACCATTGCCAGTTTCTGTCCGCGTGGGTCAG GCAGTGGATGTGGTGGGCCAGGCTGGGAAGCCCAAAACGATCACGGGGTTCCAGACTCACACAACTCCAGTGCTGTTGGCCCATGGGGAACGGGCGGAGCTGGCCACTGAGGAGTTTCTCCCTGTCACCCCAATTCTGGAAGGCTTTGTCATTCTTCGAAAGAACCCCAACTACAATCTTTGA